In a single window of the Dinghuibacter silviterrae genome:
- a CDS encoding M12 family metallopeptidase yields the protein MKNNFPALLLLVAAMASCRKDGNPPVSTPSQTFTLQQHPAEKAYPGIQGRVIGIQHGSDSIFVEKKGGGYVWMGDILLDEQHFNAMKKSGTITTDRTFTEDYTRLWPSGQVFYALDPNFTATEQGFINDAIADYQNNTPIRFTARTNQSNYIYIQRGATGTGLYSTSIGMAGGQQIINLEGGMFGPGEIEHEMGHAIGFYHEQCRTDRDVWINVNYNYIYPNTQSNIYQYQTYDEIGSSGWQIDQFDFNSIMLYSSYDLVQPGTNNYPMTLTNGQPFNSQRNALSAGDIATVFYMYQPVYVRATLNYTDDENDQTYQHSEGTVSVNFYSDAAGTVPATLTYPLELNYAVVTTSDCSGTMGVENTFTIIPAGNPGTVTIGNFSMTYTYDSQMDPLTCYSQTTGVAPGVGYWQIY from the coding sequence ATGAAAAACAATTTCCCAGCCTTATTGCTGCTGGTAGCGGCAATGGCTTCCTGCCGGAAAGACGGCAACCCGCCTGTTTCTACGCCTTCCCAAACGTTTACGCTCCAGCAGCACCCGGCCGAGAAGGCCTATCCGGGGATTCAGGGGCGGGTCATCGGTATACAGCATGGGTCAGACAGTATCTTTGTGGAAAAAAAAGGCGGGGGGTATGTATGGATGGGGGACATCCTGCTGGACGAACAACACTTTAACGCCATGAAAAAATCAGGCACCATCACGACCGACAGGACCTTTACAGAAGACTACACCCGCCTGTGGCCCAGCGGACAGGTATTTTATGCCCTCGATCCGAACTTTACCGCGACAGAACAAGGGTTCATAAACGATGCCATAGCCGATTATCAAAATAATACACCGATTCGGTTCACCGCCCGGACAAACCAATCCAATTACATTTACATCCAGCGGGGCGCCACAGGGACCGGTCTCTATTCCACCAGCATCGGCATGGCGGGAGGACAGCAAATCATCAATCTGGAAGGAGGGATGTTCGGGCCGGGTGAGATCGAGCACGAAATGGGGCACGCCATCGGATTTTATCATGAACAGTGCCGAACGGACAGAGACGTTTGGATCAATGTCAACTACAACTACATATACCCGAACACCCAGTCCAATATTTATCAGTACCAGACGTACGACGAAATAGGCTCCAGCGGGTGGCAGATCGATCAGTTCGACTTCAATTCGATCATGCTTTATTCTTCCTACGACCTGGTGCAACCCGGCACCAACAACTATCCGATGACGCTGACGAATGGGCAGCCCTTTAACAGCCAGCGGAATGCCTTGTCTGCCGGTGACATCGCCACGGTTTTCTACATGTACCAACCGGTGTATGTGAGGGCTACCCTGAACTATACCGACGACGAGAATGATCAAACCTACCAACATTCGGAGGGAACGGTCAGCGTTAATTTCTACTCGGATGCTGCCGGAACGGTTCCCGCCACCCTTACTTATCCGCTCGAATTGAATTATGCGGTGGTTACCACAAGCGATTGCTCGGGTACGATGGGTGTAGAAAATACCTTTACGATCATCCCCGCGGGAAACCCGGGCACCGTGACCATCGGGAACTTTTCGATGACCTATACCTATGATTCCCAGATGGACCCGCTCACCTGTTACAGCCAGACTACCGGGGTGGCGCCAGGTGTGGGTTATTGGCAGATCTATTAG
- a CDS encoding M12 family metallopeptidase, which translates to MKNKLTAFLLLIAAMASCRKDGNQTTSTSTSSHPLPLQYHPAEQAFPGIQGQVIGIQHGTDSIYVEKKGGYYVWMGDIILDEKGFKALQKPEGITTDNTFTEDPSTLWPSGQVFYTIKSGFSAAEQTAITDAMTSWQTNTPIRFTARTNQTNYVLIEPGATGSGFGSSGIGMTGGQQTISLESGNVNNPITAGVVMHEIGHTIGFFHEQCRADRGDWINVNYNFIYPNNSSNIYQYQTYYERNQLGWQISQLDFNSIMMYSSFDFLQPGTTNYPMTDLNGNPFFSQRDFLSAGDIATAFYMYHPVYVRVTYTTTDSEDDLTYVYNAGTVTANFYSDAAGTVPATLTYPLLLNIGVTSTNDCQSYVTENTNIIINAGNPGTVSIGQFQYTNTYDANEDPISCSSSTAGVAPGVGYWQIN; encoded by the coding sequence ATGAAAAACAAACTCACGGCCTTTTTGCTGCTGATAGCGGCAATGGCCTCCTGCCGGAAAGACGGCAACCAAACCACCTCCACGTCCACGTCTTCTCATCCTCTCCCCTTACAGTATCATCCCGCCGAACAGGCTTTCCCCGGTATCCAGGGCCAGGTCATCGGCATACAGCACGGAACGGACAGTATTTATGTCGAGAAAAAAGGCGGCTATTACGTCTGGATGGGTGACATCATCCTGGATGAAAAAGGCTTCAAGGCCCTGCAAAAACCCGAAGGGATCACCACCGACAATACCTTCACGGAAGATCCCTCGACCCTATGGCCGAGCGGACAGGTCTTTTATACCATCAAATCGGGTTTCAGCGCCGCCGAACAAACGGCCATCACCGACGCCATGACCAGCTGGCAAACGAATACACCCATCCGTTTCACGGCAAGAACGAACCAGACAAACTATGTGCTGATCGAACCGGGTGCCACCGGAAGCGGCTTCGGTTCCAGCGGCATAGGGATGACGGGCGGACAACAAACCATCAGCCTGGAATCCGGGAACGTGAACAACCCGATTACCGCCGGTGTGGTGATGCATGAGATCGGGCATACCATCGGTTTTTTTCACGAACAATGCCGTGCCGACCGGGGAGATTGGATCAATGTCAATTACAACTTTATATATCCGAATAACTCGTCCAATATCTATCAATATCAAACCTATTACGAAAGGAACCAACTGGGATGGCAAATCTCTCAACTCGATTTCAATTCCATCATGATGTATTCTTCCTTCGATTTTTTGCAACCCGGCACCACCAACTATCCCATGACCGATTTGAACGGGAATCCCTTTTTCAGCCAGCGGGATTTCCTGTCGGCGGGAGATATCGCCACGGCCTTTTATATGTACCACCCCGTATACGTGCGGGTCACTTATACCACCACGGATAGCGAGGACGACCTGACCTATGTATACAACGCGGGAACGGTAACCGCCAACTTCTATTCCGATGCCGCAGGGACCGTCCCGGCTACCCTCACATACCCACTCCTGTTGAACATTGGGGTTACCTCCACCAACGACTGTCAGTCTTATGTAACGGAGAACACCAACATCATCATCAACGCCGGCAATCCTGGTACCGTGTCCATAGGGCAGTTCCAGTACACCAACACCTATGATGCCAACGAAGACCCGATCTCGTGCAGCAGCTCCACCGCGGGCGTGGCGCCGGGGGTCGGCTACTGGCAAATTAATTAA